The segment AACTCATCTCTTACAAATGCTCGCTAAAACATAAATGtgatacaaaagaaaaaaaaatcaccaaaatgCCATAGTGGAGGAACAGTTGCCTTTAGGAGAAAAGACTGGAATATCGATGAGTATAACATTTaatgatttttcttttcctgctttGCTTTGTTCATATTTGTTGTTTGATGCTGTGGTCTGTATTTTTGTGGgggtttttaatttatttttgcctTATTAGAAACATGCAATCAAATTGCAGTATGATACTCGCACGTTGTGCAACTTTTAGTTAGGGAAACTCAGAGCCTGACGTGGTTAGGAGCAATGCCCGTCCTCAGGGtgaaacagagaggcagagtgagGGAGTAGTCTGGTGATATTGCTCACAGGGTATTCGAGCTTTGTGCACATTAGAAAAAATGCTGAGCCCTAGAGACAGGTTTGTCCTGCAGGATGAAACATCTAATGCAGTCTAATTCTTACTGTTACACCCAGTCTTTACTTAACCTTTTCTTTCACATAATTAAACTGTAGTTCTTTATCTAACGTTTACCttcacacaggtaaacacacttTAACTCACTTTATACCAGCACAGTATGAGAAGAATGTTATTGTAAATTACATTTCTTTAGACTTGCATCTCCTATTCAGCTTTCAAAGATAGCACCATGTCGTGTTTGCATGACAAGCCAATAGGAACTAACCGCTTTGGATCAAGGGCCTCAGAATGGCAGTGTTTgattttgtgtgagtgtttctgcttttgttgttcTTGGAGGGTAAGTTTAGAACACCCATGTGCTGTTACAGTTTGCTGACAATGGATGGATGACTACACTGCCTTTAGGTTCGTATGATTCTCTCTCTTAACCTTGTTTAAAGTGCTTCAGGTTCAATAACCTTTGATCTCTAGTGTAAATACAAAGACTGTACATAAATTGATGTATATAAATCTGAGAGGAAAAGTATATGTAAAATGCATATCTTGagaatatataataataataatatatgtgctgatatttatcatgtgtagaaaatgtaatgattaaAAATGGATGTTATTTTTGTCCCTGCACACAGTGAACAGGTTTACTGTAGATTCATGATGTTTCACTTTAACACCAGGTAACAAGGATGCTGCAGCACAAATGCAGAATGTTATTTCTGCGAGAAATCAATTGTAGTCTTTCTAATTCTGTCTCCTGAGCTTTGACTTCAAACATGCTACAGCACTAATAAGTTGCAAACCAACAccctatattttcttttttataaacacAGTGCTTAATTGAAAAACCCTATACTGATAATGGGATCACTTTGAGTATTCTTGGACCTTTTAATACATTGAAAATGGGAATAAATGTGGTCTCGGGCCTGTATTATTGGATTAGATATAACACAatagaattatttattttatattgtgcGCACAATATATTAACTTGTGCACACAGGGAAACAGCTTGTGCGCACAGGTTTTATCTTGTGGGAACAAGCTGATTGTCATATGTGCACAACTTAATAGCACAATGCTCACAATGCAAAAAATGTGATGCAAATTCAGTACTGACTCTTCTTAAAAGGAGATTGGTGCCCTTTTTGGTGTTGTTATTCTCACCACAGATTATTAGTTAGAGGTTAACAAATTCATCAAATGCTGcagtgtcatttttttaattcaatggAAAATGTCCAAGGACAAGTATATCAATGAAAGTGCAATTACAGTGTTTACTGATCCACCTCAGTCCAAAAAGTGGTCAGCCTACCCAGACCTACAGAAAAACAAGccatttattttaatgcaaaaCCATTTACAATGAAGTTTCTTTTATGTGTTACTTTTACTTCTAACAAAATGAACTCTCTCCAAAAGTGATCTACAGTACAGtatgcatcagtgtgtgttctcAATGGACTCTGTTTATGAAGATTTTGGTGATGTTGATTCTTATATTGATAGTTGTGGTGATTATACTGTATGACAACAATTGCAAGTGCCCTCCCACTGGTTGTTATTTTTGGAACTATAGGCATAATTAATGTGTGctaaaggttttattttctgtgctgGATCCATACATTTATACAAGGAGGTTCTTTGGGgtttctctctctatatatatatgaatatgtGTGCGGACTGAATGTGATTCACTCCATTTCCAACTGTAGGCTACCTGGTTTTATAATAATGTGCTGGCAAATGAGGACTTGTATTTGGATGAAGGTTAATTAGGGCCTGTTGGCATGTGTTATTATCAGTACAGGGCAGTATTACTGTAATGCTTTTGTGCATCATAACTGGAGCTTACAGCCACCTGAAAGCATGCATTCATATTCATTAGGTGTGATAATTATgctgctgaaagaaaaaaacatctgcaaCCTCCCCTGAAACACGAGTCATGATTTCATCTCATGTCTTATTTCAGCCAGTTTCCACATATTCATAGGAGCCACCTTTTGCACCAAATGGTACATTGTTACATAGTTTTATCAAGCTTTTTATGTACTGTAGACTTACATTTCCTGACTCACCAATATTTCGGTCTAACGTGAGGCTAAATTTGTTTACATTCTGATGAGGGGgggattttaaaatgagaaaaaaaaaggtaaatctgAAAAAGTGTCATGCATGCGCTTAGGTAGTCTTTTGATAATCCACGTTTTTGTGTCAATCACTGTCTTTTTAGGGATTGTAAGAGGGGTAAAACATGAATATGGTCTAAAGAGAATGTGGATCACAGTAACTGGTCCCCGGAGGGGTTTTGAGCAATACGGTAGAGGAGTAGATGTTGCCTGTGGATGTACTGCCTCCTTCTGCTTTTACTACTAGTGTACAAATGAAATCCTGCCGCTTGTCGAGCCCACCATGCccccacccctccctcctctgcttaGCATATCAAGTGGAACACAGTGTGTACTGTGAAGCCTACCTGCAATCCTTATCAGAATgtcagaaataaatatatatattaaactCTACATTTGTAATAATCTTATCGGGTTCAtgtggatttttttcaatgtttctctttttcagcAAATCATACTTTTACTTGAGACTTTTCTCTGCCAATGAAATGCCAGTTTGATGAAAAAATACCCCAAGAATTATGATAGAAGTAACCTTCTACATTTACTCACCTGAAGTCCAATCATAAGGtacttttactttatttgaatgtgaatGTTACCTTCAATATTATAGTTTTACTCCACTATATATGTATTACAGGGACACAAAGATTGTGGCAAAACTGGAGACAAACACAAGCTAGCATTACCAAAGGAGTGATTTAATTTGCAAAACCATAAGTTAAGTCAACATAAAACCGTTATCATTAttttagcgtgtgtgtgtgagtctgtcacATTATATGCAAATCAGTAGACCTGGTTATTGTCAGGCCTGCCATAGTTAGTGGATTCTTAATGGCAGACAGAGTCTGGGAGAGTGAATAAGGGAGCGAGAAGATCTTTTGTACACCGTGCCTGGGTACAACTCATCCAGCTGGTGACCCCCGGCCAGGACACACCCCCCTACAACACTCAAACAGGCAGGGTTGGACAGAGACACCTAGTGGCCTGGTGATGGGgatgtcataaaaatgtcaaGTGATGTGATGTATAATATTTTTGGCTTGTGACCTAAAGAATCACAACTTATAGTTCAGTCTTTCATGTTTAGAGCATATATAGTATTGTTATTAGTTTTACCAAACAGACATTCTAATCTATATTTGGGATTAGTTACGGACACTTAACACAGCATACTCTGCTATCAGTGTATGACTATGGTGAGAATGTGACAAGTATATGAAAGCACTTTGAGAGGTCTTAAAACTAGAATGCAGTAAATAagcacagtccatttaccatcctTTTTAAATGAGGTTCACAAGTAATGGTGCATCAGTACTTCCAAACCAATAATATATGCAACTTAAGGGGTAGCTGTGGCTCTTTGCTAGAGTCAGTCATCCCTCAGTCAAAGTTTGGGGTTCTTTTACTTAGATACTATGTGcaatttgaagataataaatCTTAAGTTCATGAGTTTTTATGGGAAACTATTACTCTGAATGTAGTAACCTTACATGTTCGTATTGGTGTGTGTCTGAATAATCTGAGTGTCTCTTCCACTGCTGAAGGGTGAATCCTGCCATTGATATAATATGTACATAATAAGATACAGGTATAAATATATCAGCTGGtaatttgagcatttttctGTCTTACTGTGACATTGACAGGAATTAATTGCAACTATGTATTATTTTTCAGTCATTACCTTTTTGCCTTAAAATGTGTTACTTTGCTCATATGCAgcttcacatttctctttgatCTACCACTCACATGCTCCATACCTGCGGCATTATCAAAGAAATTCTGTttcatcaaagaaaataaatcagtgtAATTAATTTTCCTTCCACTCAGGAAAACCAGGTATGActaataaaagaagagaagcCTCTTAAAGCGTGTAACCTGTAGGACAGGCTCAGCAGGATGGCTGAAGGCTTGACACAGGAGGAAACTAGGAGTGTATACGTTTGTCCACCTGGTAGCATACTTACAGCACTACACTTGTGGTAAATTTCCAGCCCTGGTTGCATAATTCTGTTCTTACTGTTCTACCTCAGTCTGGATTCTTGAAGAGGCAGAGGTAATCTGATGCTACAGTCTGGTCGTGTATCTCCTTACAACTCATCCCTTCCTGCTTGGCTATCTCCTTTAGAGAAGGTGTATCAATTATTCCTCACTGAAAGTTTTAAAGTAGGCTCTATTTACACACAGGAGATGCCAGTCATTTGTTGAATGGAATGATGCACAAAGTACATATTTCTTCACCTAATCGTTTAGTTTAAGTATAAAGTGGTGTGAGATTTGCCATTTTAAATTTATGGCATCTTTTCTTGTGATGCAAGAAGAGAAAGTCTGTCACCATCGCACCTCATCTGCTTTATCACTTTTCACCCTCTAACTCAACAAAGCTGATGTCTGCCAAAATGTAACTTGATGTGAACGCAGACCTGACAGTCCTTTTGGTGGCAAAGATGTTGTTGCTCTTCAGCTTCAGTTTAAAGATTTGTCTACAAAGTTGCTTAGAAACAGGTGTCCAACAATAAGGGTGACCCAACAATGACTTCAAGCACTTTTACAGGGTGACTGTGCTCGGTTTGACGGactttattgcattttttccacCAAACACGTCTAAATATAATGTTTAAATTATAATTACAAAACGTCAGTACAGCTTGGAtcacaacatttttaacacaCTTGACAGCTGTTCTCTGGCCTGTTTGCGCCTCATACAACTGGTAGAACATGTCACAGACAGGAATGCAAAACAAGTGTGTGTCAGACTTCCCTAGCCTTTAGCCTACTTCACATTACACTGTTGCCAGGTGATGCTCATAAATGACATGGGCATGCTTTTAATCTTCtgacttttaaatcacagaagGAAGTGacaatgttaaaacaaacaacCACATTGCAAGCCTAGAGTTTAGGCATACATTGTGAGAACATATTTTATTCTGATCACCTTGAGCAGTAAGTAAATCATCTTCTACAAGTCCTTTATTGCAGAGCCAGTGGATAGCTTGGTACCGTGGGTGACTTGTTCCATTTTGGCACTCAATAatccaaacataaataaaagtgaGCTATGCCAATAAAATCCATGGTAAAGTTGCAGCTACAAGTGCGAGTAGAGTAAAAAGTGACAgtaaaacaatcaaacatcGTGCAGTTGTGCAAATCCTGCGCCTTCTTCTGCGCTGAGGTTGAACCACAGTCATCACAACGCTGAGCGCATCATCTTCAGCCATGGGTCGCCCCTCAGCGCTTATGATAAAGATCTGAGACGCTTTATGGCTGGGTCTGATCAACATCTGTCGATGGACTCGTTCAGACACCCACCTGAAGCAGTGAGCAGCCCAGTTAACCCCCCTGGGTAAAGTGTTCTCAGAGGGGCGCCGTGCGCTTTGGAGCTGTCCCAGCGATAGAGGGAAAGGAACCTCCAGCGTCTGCACTTCATCTGGATCCTTGTCCGTTGTGAGGGTCACCAGCGCTTCCTTTTGTTTCCTGATGAATGTGAGATGTCTGCAGATAGGGCAAGCAATAGTGTCCCTGATGTTTCCATCGGTGTTGATGCTGACCAGCGTTTTGACCAGACAGTCGTGGCAGAAAACATGCCCGCAGCTCAGAGTCCTCTCTGTGCCAGACAGACCCTCATAGCACACCGGACACTCTCGTGCGTCTTCCTGGCTATCTTGCTTATAAAATGCCATGGGAGGAAAATAATCACCTCGGCAGAAGAATCCAGTTGATTCCTCAGTTGAAGTATTCCTTTCAGGTTCTTTTCCTTTCAGCTCATGACTCTCTGTACTTTTGGCTGTGGGTGGGGGCGAGAACTGCGCCTTGTAAAACAGGGCCTGCCACCTGTAGCTGCAGTGACTTGACTGATTGGGTTCCCTTGAGGTTTCGTTGGCAGTTCAAGTGGCCAAGCTGGTTCACATTTCCTTTTCACTATGCTGTCTGCCAAGTCACGCTTTTTAGATGCAAAACACGTAGGCGACGACTTTTCCATATTTTTCCAAAAGTTTTGTGCATAGAATACTGCTACCACAGTAAAGGCTGCAATGCTTCATTGTAGGTGTATAGATTTATAAAGACATGGTTGTctcaaattaaatacaaaatatttaagCTACATGAGATATCTCATATGGGCCCATAAAGGACTGTTGGAATATGATTCAAGTATAAATTATTAGCTTAATGCACAATCATTCGAAGCAATTAACCTGAACGTTGTGAATTCTAAGGTGGCcctgaagaacaaaacaaatttacaaaagattaaacacttttacaaagtagGAGAAAGTTGgagaaatttacattttggaaaacatttttacattttggaaaacatttttacattttggaaaacattttttacattttataaaacaaaattacatcagcaaaacacttttaccaaggccaaaacaaatttacatttaagaaaacaaatttacaaaagatgaaacacttttacagagCTGTAGACAATTCTACAAaagacggaacacttttaccgttgAGTCTAAATCCTTtcagcctgactccgtttagcctgaggctatgtggtctgagtctgtttcatctgaattctgacacatgatgaaggttttgcggagatATGATGGTGCATTaccggagacatgatgcttttttttatctgaggtctgacacctctctctgagaccctaTGTCCTAATaagtaaaccatgtccatctccgtttggtttctctccatcaaaacaaactaaatgaactgtcactcgatcacttctggatcacttacggtatttggtacattccctttccgtaaaacTGAAATggtaatttgtttcagaaatggtaaaagtgtcccgttgtttgtaaaattgtctccagctttgtaaaagtgtttcatcttttgtaaatttgttttggccttagtaaaagtgtttttctgatgtaattttgttttataaaattttaaaaatgttttccaaaatgtaaatttgtctccaactttgtaaaagtgtttaatcttttgttaaagtgttttgtccttcagggccaccatataATTCTAACAGTTTTTGTATTGATGCTCAATGACCCTCTGTGGTAATCTCATGTGTCTGCGCAGCCCGAGGTTGCAGTTTTATGTCTGGCAACTATGTGCCACCTTGTGGTCACCGTCGTGAAAACTCTGTagcacccatagactgtatacagcACCACAACAAAAAAGAGGTGCGGCTGATTCAGTTTCGGTAGCAGCCCCGCCCGTTTCTGACGCGAGCACCCATACGTCAGCGCGTACGTCCATGTCAGGATTTACGTTGGTTCCGGGAGACGCGTTGGCAATTTCCTAAACACAGCTCTGTCACTTTAGTATCATCCGAGGCCAGGGCAggggagaggtgtgtgtgtttgttggatgTAACATCGCCTAGAGGAGGACCTGCTGTTACAGAAGACACTCGGACACCGATTTGACATGAGCAGGTAACACATTTAACAGTAAATATTCCGTTTGAACGTGAGTAatgtttcatctgtttgtgttgtaaGCTGTCGTGTTCAGTCCTGGCTTCTCTGTTTAACCGATATGACAGCTCGAGctggatttaaaatgtatagGGTCGTTTTTATTAAAAGATCTGCTTTGAATGTCAGTCACTCTCCTTTACTTTTCGTGTATGGCATGTGTTCTTCTTTTCCACGAATAGCATGAAGCGTACTGTTGGGCTTTAAGCTAGGCTTCTCATTTACAGTCGGTCACATCACGCAGTGTCATATATCCAGACGTTAACAACAACGTTTGTTAGCGAATCTCAATTTAGATGACAACCTGTCCACATAAACATGGACCCATGGATGTCAGTCTTTTCGTTTAAGACCACCATGGATGTCAGTCTGTTCGTTTAAGACCAGCTTTTTATCATGAAGAAAGATTTGTTCATGTTGTCTCTATTTGGTGCTTGATTTGTCAggatattattgtatttattacagCTAAAGTCGCGTTTTATTGCTTTTTGAACATCATCCTGATGAACAGGGGCATTTCCTTGAACATCTAGCATCTGGATGTCCTCATGCCCTTAATCCTTAACATTACATGGGTTTAAGTAAGAGGACACCTATGCCACCACATCCATTAAGCTGCAGgccttattttattcatatagaAGCAAACCCTGTTAAGATACTGGCAATTAGGATTTGTTCAGCCCTCCTCACCCCTTTCAGAGGCCCCAGTTTAAAGTGTGACTACATCAGTGTCATCACTTGAACTCTTAGTAAGCACATAGTGATCcgcgtaaaaaaaaaaaaaagaggatgtaGCGAGATGAATGTGGGAAAGGAAACTCTTTTCACTACCTTCCTTTGTCTGTTATTTAGAAATAGATGGTTCCACAGTAAGCGTTCCCACTTttgatggacacaggccctgtcAGCCTGGGTATTGTTTCACCAGACAAATAGATCCAGGGGTCAAACTGACACCACTCAAAAGGATGCTGAAATGTGAGATAACAGGGACAGTCATGACCTGTTATGTGATACAGGGGTTTGTGTAGGATTAGGTCATTTTCACCCGTTTTAATTGAAGGACCTCTGATTGAAAAGTGGGCTTAAAAACAGCCGTGGCGTTTTTGAGGAGATGATTACACACTTGTAAGGTCTTTGATCTGAATCACCATGGAAACTGTTTCCGGTCACCCATGCCTCTGTTGACCAATAGAACTCCCATTCGAGCCATTCTGCACCACACCTAAAAGAGACCGGCTATTTTTGCAAGATCATCAGATAATTTTGATCTTGGAAATCAGAGGAACTATTTTAGTTCCCTGGAGGGATTCAAAAGTTTTCCTTTGTTAGTCtatcaaacaaacatgttacATCACCAGCAGCCTGGGAGCGTTTTCCTCTCTCCACCCGTTGCTGTATTTGGGTCTTGGGTTTCCTTCTTGATTTCCAGAGTAGCACTCTGACACGTGAGGGGCCTGTGGTGAGTAAATTGTTGATGACGCTGCCTCAAAGGAATGTTTTAAGGGAAGCACAGGCGGTCCAGCTTCTGGGTCCAGACTGTCTTCTCCTTGGAAAGGAAAATAACACATCGTCCCCCTTGTCTAAGCCCAAGCTGGCATGTCTGGtcaaaatgtaacaataatGGATACAAGAACACATGTCACAGCTCAGCTTTGTATTTATGTACCAGCTGCAACCAAGAGACAACCTTTGGTCTCAAAccatgaagcccatgaggaagtgttaaaaactgcaattcctcaaaaatccgcttgaggctggctgcagaaacaccggaaaccacattgacaccaattcaaaaaagacgatctttgcagcaatgataaacatgtttacagcctggttcaaaaaacggtttggcTATATGTAGCTaacttctctatcggcacacacctGTGTTGCCAACTCATCAGTGAGGaatgtagctattggctgtcctaaaagtcgctaaatgacgtcatcacttaatttgcacaatacgaattgtaatggacgctgtaggagagacCTGTAAGTTtaagggagagacaaaaagaggttaaaaaacactcttAATATGTTTATAAAGGAGCctccaacaaatcaaagtacatcattacatttttcaaccataataTTTTCAAGATGTTCATTGTATACAATTTACATTAACTATtgaaatggaccaaaaagagacagaaggcGGGATCAGCCAGTGGTGTCTTTGTACAttcgtgatacatttgcagtctggatgctgaggggtgaacgcctcctgctcttaatgcagctaggagggactcgcAGTAGCAGCCACTGCTCGTTGAGAAGAGTAAGAaggatacatgctttcacgtcagtcttcAAAAGTCGccattaacaccagaaaagtcgctagatttgtcgcttgttgcttttttgaaaaagagtcgctagaggggtctgaacactcgctaaatatagagacaaagtTGCTAAATTGGCAACACTGTAGTAGGGGTaacattttttctaacgcaacggttcagaagatattaagattacaagtttttgcccaaataaagacatgactggCTTGACTCCCGGACctgaacacatagctgttggctaggaggctcaaactctgcccctttacgtcacactatgcctggttgagttttgcatttccaatatggctgccaccgtcgattggcttcaaaacagcgctcaggaacagatgggtgacctcacggatactacgtccattatttatacagtctatggctacaACTCATCTTACTCCTTGGTGTTGCTCATACATGTACTGGTTGTCTGACCCATCTGTAGGAAGTCCTTACAGCCACTGTCTGGATCATGAGTCCTCCTTAAACCACAGCAAAAGCACTGTTGGGGGGTGGGGGCAGCTGCTGCAACCCTCCAcccacaccaaacacacacatgggccCTTTCCAGATGTGCTTAATCATTTCCGGAAACCTACCATGCTGATTCTCCAAGATCACAAAGTGACGCAGAGTTTATTAGCTTACCAGAAAAGAGGAACAAGCGTCTAGTAAAGTGTTAACTCCGCAAAGAGGAAGGAAGATGAAAAAAGGTGTTCATACAAcatgttaaaaagaaactaagaaGCAGGCGACAACGGACAGCTTTGATCCATGAGAGCATTAGCCACACTCATTATCACAGAACAAGTTATGTTGATTTTACCTCAATTGAGCTCAAGGGTTGAAATTTAATGAGCAGGAAACACTGGAAGCTACGCATTTAGATGTCCTGTTAGCCTCTTAGTCCAAATCCAGCCTCTGAAAGATTGGGTGCTGCAGTCAGTGAATGTTTAACCAAGGGTGGCATGACCTCAGACC is part of the Notolabrus celidotus isolate fNotCel1 chromosome 20, fNotCel1.pri, whole genome shotgun sequence genome and harbors:
- the LOC117832670 gene encoding RING finger protein 222; the protein is MAFYKQDSQEDARECPVCYEGLSGTERTLSCGHVFCHDCLVKTLVSINTDGNIRDTIACPICRHLTFIRKQKEALVTLTTDKDPDEVQTLEVPFPLSLGQLQSARRPSENTLPRGVNWAAHCFRWVSERVHRQMLIRPSHKASQIFIISAEGRPMAEDDALSVVMTVVQPQRRRRRRICTTARCLIVLLSLFTLLALVAATLPWILLA